In the genome of Corallococcus soli, one region contains:
- a CDS encoding DUF885 domain-containing protein, with protein sequence MNALRPTSVLAALLLLSPGCTTSRPAARVESPAVTPAPSSAQVALRAFVDAHLEEHFRRSPMSATYAGLHAHDGELRGFRPEERASDLTYLKARLAALPSVVDRAALPPEDRADYDILENHFRARILELEVVRSWERNPNAYLGFASGSVFQLINRDFAPLEDRMRSAVKRMAVVPEVFAAAPASLQNPPKLWTEIALEQVKGTRALYAQTLPQAFAPVKDAALQEAFKLEQARCLEAIDGYIRFLKDDLLPRSNGDFAIGEETYRQKLQYEEGVTESIDSLLAWGRSEMKRTQEQFREVAGRIAPGKAPMDVYRELGREHPAPAELVATTEATLEEIRQFLIDRRIITVPSEVRAKVAETPAFSRALSFASMSTAGPFEAKATEAYYYVTPPDPAWSAEQTAQHMSFYNRYALPIVSIHEAYPGHYVQFLWTNRIPSKVRRLFGSGSFSEGWGLYTEQMMLDEGYGGTGPQADRLRLNQLALYLQRLARYMAGLSLHTRGMTYAQAVRLFEEEAYMTRINAEREARRGTSDPTYLVYALGKKMLMELREEAKVKWGKDFSLQRFHDAVVSHGYPPVPIVRQLLLGEDAAPPTSR encoded by the coding sequence ATGAACGCACTGCGCCCCACGAGCGTCCTCGCCGCGTTGCTGCTGCTGTCCCCTGGCTGCACCACCTCGCGCCCAGCGGCCCGGGTGGAGTCACCGGCCGTCACGCCCGCGCCGTCCTCCGCCCAGGTGGCGCTGCGCGCCTTCGTGGACGCGCACCTGGAGGAGCACTTCCGCCGCTCGCCGATGTCCGCCACGTACGCGGGCCTCCACGCCCATGACGGGGAGCTGCGCGGCTTCCGGCCCGAGGAGCGGGCGTCGGACCTGACGTACCTGAAGGCACGGCTCGCGGCGCTGCCCAGCGTGGTGGACCGGGCCGCGCTGCCGCCGGAGGACCGGGCTGACTACGACATCCTGGAGAACCACTTCCGGGCGCGCATCCTGGAGCTGGAGGTGGTGCGCTCGTGGGAGCGCAACCCGAACGCCTACCTGGGCTTCGCCTCGGGGTCCGTATTCCAGCTCATCAACCGCGACTTCGCGCCGCTGGAGGACCGGATGCGCTCGGCGGTGAAGCGCATGGCGGTGGTGCCGGAGGTGTTCGCGGCGGCGCCGGCCAGCCTCCAGAACCCGCCGAAGCTGTGGACGGAGATCGCCCTGGAGCAGGTGAAGGGCACGCGCGCCCTCTACGCGCAGACGCTGCCGCAGGCCTTCGCGCCGGTGAAGGACGCCGCGCTCCAGGAGGCCTTCAAGCTGGAGCAGGCGCGCTGCCTGGAGGCCATCGACGGGTACATCCGCTTCCTGAAGGACGACCTGCTGCCACGCTCGAACGGGGACTTCGCCATCGGGGAGGAGACGTACCGCCAGAAGCTCCAGTACGAAGAGGGCGTCACCGAGAGCATCGACTCGCTGCTGGCCTGGGGGCGCTCGGAGATGAAGCGCACGCAGGAGCAGTTCCGCGAGGTGGCGGGGCGGATCGCGCCGGGCAAGGCGCCCATGGACGTGTACCGCGAGCTGGGCAGGGAGCACCCGGCCCCGGCGGAGCTGGTGGCCACGACGGAGGCGACGCTGGAGGAGATCCGCCAGTTCCTCATCGACCGCCGCATCATCACCGTGCCCAGCGAGGTCCGCGCGAAGGTGGCGGAGACGCCGGCGTTCAGCCGCGCGCTGTCCTTCGCGAGCATGAGCACGGCGGGCCCGTTCGAGGCGAAGGCGACGGAGGCGTACTACTACGTGACGCCGCCGGATCCGGCGTGGAGCGCGGAGCAGACCGCCCAGCACATGAGCTTCTACAACCGCTACGCGCTGCCCATCGTCTCCATCCATGAGGCGTACCCGGGGCACTACGTGCAGTTCCTGTGGACGAACCGCATCCCGTCGAAGGTGCGCAGGCTGTTCGGCTCGGGCTCCTTCAGCGAAGGCTGGGGCCTGTACACCGAGCAGATGATGCTGGACGAAGGCTACGGCGGCACGGGGCCCCAGGCGGACCGGCTGCGGCTGAACCAGCTGGCGCTCTACCTCCAGCGGCTGGCGCGCTACATGGCGGGCCTGTCACTGCACACGCGGGGGATGACGTACGCGCAGGCGGTGCGCCTCTTCGAGGAGGAGGCGTACATGACGCGCATCAACGCGGAGCGCGAGGCGCGGCGTGGCACGTCGGACCCGACGTACCTGGTCTACGCGCTGGGCAAGAAGATGCTGATGGAGCTGCGCGAGGAGGCGAAGGTGAAGTGGGGCAAGGACTTCAGCCTCCAGCGCTTCCACGACGCGGTGGTCTCCCACGGCTACCCGCCCGTGCCCATCGTCCGCCAACTGCTGCTCGGCGAGGACGCGGCGCCTCCCACGTCCCGCTGA
- a CDS encoding class I SAM-dependent methyltransferase, with protein sequence MSLGAQWELHERFSFVQENVEPDLLLLDMRARPELRALWTALEARALLVTAALDAAGEDIARQLRAGSLSPARFREQWEGLGFTESAGRASTAADDWLEGLLRISRITTGQSRPPFGQVNMASRAHRISDFLSVTSPGQRDTVYDLGCGNGKFAITVAASCSARVKGVEYGQTYVESARRNGERFALPNLEFIHADVRDVDMSDGTSFYLYFPFWGEVAHAVARTLGDFARARDITVYAQGPRLDYGEHFLEQVSQGALCLAPERLDFTDVMVLRSAAFA encoded by the coding sequence TTGAGCCTGGGCGCGCAGTGGGAGCTCCACGAGCGGTTCTCCTTCGTGCAGGAGAACGTGGAACCGGACCTGCTCCTGCTGGATATGCGGGCGCGACCGGAGCTGCGGGCGCTCTGGACGGCGCTGGAGGCGCGGGCCCTCCTGGTCACCGCCGCGCTGGATGCGGCTGGAGAGGACATCGCCCGGCAGCTTCGCGCGGGGAGCCTCTCACCGGCGCGCTTCCGGGAGCAGTGGGAGGGACTCGGGTTCACCGAGTCCGCGGGCCGCGCGAGCACCGCGGCGGATGACTGGCTCGAAGGCCTGCTGCGCATCTCCCGCATCACCACCGGCCAGAGCCGGCCCCCGTTCGGGCAGGTGAACATGGCCTCGCGCGCGCATCGCATCTCCGACTTCCTGTCGGTCACGAGCCCCGGGCAACGCGACACCGTCTACGACCTGGGCTGTGGCAACGGGAAGTTCGCCATCACCGTGGCCGCCAGCTGCTCCGCCCGCGTCAAGGGCGTGGAGTACGGGCAAACATACGTGGAGTCCGCGCGCCGCAATGGCGAGCGCTTCGCGCTGCCGAACCTGGAGTTCATCCACGCGGACGTCCGCGACGTGGACATGTCGGACGGCACCTCGTTCTATCTGTACTTCCCCTTCTGGGGAGAGGTGGCGCACGCGGTGGCCCGGACGCTCGGGGACTTCGCGCGCGCCCGGGACATCACCGTGTACGCCCAGGGCCCCCGGCTCGACTACGGCGAGCACTTCCTCGAACAGGTCTCCCAGGGGGCTCTGTGTCTGGCGCCGGAGCGTCTGGACTTCACCGACGTCATGGTCCTGCGCAGCGCCGCCTTCGCCTGA
- a CDS encoding M57 family metalloprotease translates to MFKRAAVLVVSCGALLSGCGDDARVESEEIRSNLIEAGFPSEDVKVVDGVVFVGGDAQVSLAASQEMLQRGEGSAEHFKTTNLVGTSVTRICINPTPAFNGYTRLSQGLDLAIANYNSLGLRFTMQRGSSPACNATITAKTMAGANGSSGYPSGGLPYGQINIGTGLQTYSVDVNEHVITHQLGHTLGLRHTDFFNTAGCGGGEGSSGVGAILIPGTPSVDPLSIMNSCFTSSATGEFSQYDIVALNVLY, encoded by the coding sequence ATGTTCAAGCGAGCGGCAGTCCTCGTGGTGAGCTGTGGCGCGTTGCTTTCTGGCTGCGGTGACGACGCACGGGTTGAGAGCGAGGAGATCCGCTCCAACCTGATCGAGGCCGGGTTCCCGTCCGAGGACGTCAAGGTCGTCGACGGTGTCGTGTTCGTCGGGGGCGACGCCCAGGTGAGCCTCGCGGCCTCCCAGGAGATGCTCCAGCGCGGCGAGGGGAGCGCGGAGCACTTCAAGACGACCAACCTGGTCGGCACCTCCGTGACGAGGATCTGCATCAATCCCACGCCCGCGTTCAACGGCTACACGCGGCTGAGCCAGGGGCTCGACTTGGCCATCGCCAATTACAACAGCCTGGGGCTCCGCTTCACCATGCAGCGGGGCTCAAGCCCTGCCTGCAACGCGACCATCACCGCGAAGACCATGGCCGGCGCCAATGGCTCCTCGGGCTACCCCTCGGGCGGCCTGCCCTATGGACAGATCAACATCGGGACCGGTCTGCAGACCTACAGCGTGGACGTGAACGAGCACGTCATCACCCACCAGCTGGGCCACACGCTCGGTCTGCGCCACACGGACTTCTTCAACACGGCCGGCTGCGGCGGTGGCGAAGGGAGCTCGGGCGTGGGGGCCATCCTCATCCCCGGGACGCCCAGCGTGGACCCGCTGTCGATCATGAACTCCTGCTTCACGTCGAGCGCGACCGGCGAGTTCTCCCAGTACGACATCGTCGCGCTGAACGTCCTCTATTGA
- a CDS encoding ferritin-like domain-containing protein yields the protein MLVFFMIGSLILLLGPGLFVWGIIVMKQRDSAGRSRLPGGLLTLAGASTMVFLFWVFSEIGKMNFSKGRVLRLQGRARVARRALGDGWADDAAPEVAGLTPWQRTVLGEAWRHSAGMEHASVPAFAKLSLKLSSLGAPSELIEACHLAALDEVRHARRCFALARAYSGLPWTAGAIPELGQERPQRPEPGEGDAWSRLVRGSLLDGCLAEGMASRVAAEGAARVSDPVVRETLSVIAEDEERHAELGWDVLAFALERGGGKARRALRQALEALDAQRTPELPRIPGVDEDFLARNGVLPQAELGRLMEECIQQTRARAAAAAA from the coding sequence ATGCTCGTGTTCTTCATGATCGGGTCGCTCATCCTCCTCCTGGGGCCCGGGCTCTTCGTGTGGGGGATCATCGTCATGAAGCAGCGGGATTCCGCGGGGCGCTCCCGGCTGCCCGGGGGCCTGCTGACGCTCGCGGGCGCTTCGACGATGGTGTTCCTGTTCTGGGTTTTCAGCGAGATCGGCAAGATGAACTTCTCGAAGGGACGGGTGCTGCGGCTGCAGGGCCGCGCCCGCGTGGCCCGTCGGGCCCTGGGGGACGGCTGGGCGGACGACGCCGCTCCAGAGGTCGCGGGGCTCACGCCCTGGCAGCGAACGGTGCTGGGAGAGGCGTGGAGGCACTCCGCGGGCATGGAGCACGCATCCGTTCCGGCCTTCGCGAAGCTGTCGCTCAAGCTCTCCTCCCTGGGCGCGCCCTCGGAGCTGATTGAAGCGTGTCATCTGGCGGCCCTGGACGAGGTCCGCCATGCCCGGAGGTGCTTCGCGCTCGCCAGGGCCTACTCGGGGCTGCCGTGGACCGCGGGAGCGATTCCGGAGCTGGGCCAGGAGCGCCCCCAGCGGCCAGAGCCAGGCGAAGGGGACGCCTGGTCCCGGCTGGTGCGCGGGTCGCTGTTGGACGGGTGCCTGGCGGAAGGCATGGCCTCCCGGGTCGCGGCCGAAGGGGCGGCCCGGGTCAGCGACCCCGTGGTGCGGGAGACGCTGTCCGTCATCGCCGAGGACGAGGAGCGGCACGCGGAGCTGGGCTGGGACGTGCTCGCCTTCGCCCTGGAGCGGGGCGGCGGCAAGGCGAGGCGGGCCCTGCGTCAGGCCCTGGAGGCGCTGGACGCGCAGCGGACGCCCGAGCTGCCACGCATCCCAGGAGTCGACGAGGACTTCCTGGCGCGCAACGGCGTGCTGCCCCAGGCGGAGCTGGGGCGGCTGATGGAGGAGTGCATCCAGCAGACGCGGGCCCGGGCGGCGGCGGCGGCGGCTTGA